A single window of Symphalangus syndactylus isolate Jambi chromosome 4, NHGRI_mSymSyn1-v2.1_pri, whole genome shotgun sequence DNA harbors:
- the REELD1 gene encoding reelin domain-containing protein 1 isoform X1, which produces MRHEQTNALVLKRKKREKTERRRKYFCLRDVFATLRGSHSIKPEEKCVPCVWTEAAVCHDTGEGRMRMRAALVGWACTTLCLASCLSAFSHGASTVACEDMQPKHIQAQPQHQDTHHVTIHTHRSSYAPGDKIPVTVRSSRDFMGFLLQAQRVSDHQVAGTFILIPPHSKLMTCFQEADAVTHSDKSLKRNLSFVWKAPARPVGDIKFLLSVVQSYFVYWARIESSVVSQQTHSSAHSDDHMEPRLLMPTLHQRLGDVEGAAPAPRAPITLPQQHTHVFAVALPGAAEEDNLDPVPASIWVTKFPGDAETLSQPSSHTATEGSINQQPSGDSNPTLEPSLEVHRLERLVALKRVSSESFASSFSTHHRTQDDPSFDSLETCLSSDGGEQDKTKASNSTVTQPPLSTVQLTYPQRLWSSETFTGNGAGASNPTPVLQTSGTSGLPAAGDQSEASRASASFLPQSKHKELRAGKGDGEGGVGYPRQTNLWPDTGLEGAQAPLGIQLRTPQLGILLCLSVTLGMALATGLRYLHTQYCHQQTEVSFSEPASDAVARSDSGETVHVRKIGENSFVLVQAEYNWITPSVGSKKTVL; this is translated from the exons AGAAAAAactgaaaggagaagaaaatacttttgtttAAGGGATGTGTTTGCAACTCTGAGAGGAAGCCATTCTATCAAGCCTGAAGAAAAGTGTGTTCCTTG CGTCTGGACTGAAGCTGCTGTTTGTCATGATACAGGAGAGGGCAGGATGAGGATGCGGGCTGCCCTCGTGGGCTGGGCTTGTACCACCCTTTGCCTGGCTTCCTGCTTGTCTGCCTTTTCCCATGGTGCCAGCACGGTGGCCTGTGAGGACATGCAACCCAAACACATCCAAGCCCAGCCTCAGCACCAGGACACCCACCACGTCACCATCCACACCCACAGGTCTTCCTATGCACCAGGTGACAAGATTCCAG TGACGGTGAGAAGCAGTCGTGATTTCATGGGATTTCTCCTTCAGGCTCAAAGAGTGTCTGATCATCAAGTCGCTGGCACTTTCATCCTCATTCCTCCTCATTCCAAACTGATGACTTGTTTTCAAGAGGCTGATGCAGTCACCCACTCTGACAAGTCCCTGAAGAGAAACCTGTCATTCGTGTGGAAGGCCCCTGCCCGGCCTGTGGGGGACATTAAGTTCCT TTTATCAGTAGTCCAGTCATATTTCGTTTACTGGGCAAGGATTGAATCATCTGTTGTGTCTCAGCAGACACACAGCAGCGCCCATTCTGACGACCACATGGAGCCCAGATTACTGATGCCAACCCTTCACCAGAGGCTGGGCGATGTTGAAGGAGCTGCTCCAG CTCCCAGGGCCCCCATCACTCTTCCACAGCAGCACACGCATGTCTTTGCTGTTGCCCTTCCTGGAGCTGCAGAGGAGGACAATCTAGATCCTGTTCCTGCCAGTATTTGGGTGACAAAGTTTCCTGGGGATGCAGAGACTCTGTCCCAACCATCTTCACACACAGCCACTGAAGGCAGCATCAACCAGCAACCCAGCGGGGACAGCAATCCGACCCTAGAGCCATCCCTGGAGGTCCACAGGCTGGAGAGGCTCGTGGCCCTCAAGAGAGTCTCCTCAGAGAGCTTTGCTTCCAGCTTTAGCACCCATCACAG AACTCAGGATGATCCCAGCTTTGATTCACTGGAAACTTGCCTGTCCTCAGATGGGGGTGAACAG GACAAGACGAAGGCCTCTAACAGTACCGTGACACAGCCTCCTCTGTCCACCGTCCAGCTTACCTATCCCCAGCGCCTCTGGTCCTCTGAAACTTTCACAGGGAATGGGGCCGGGGCAAGCAACCCAACCCCTGTCCTCCAGACCTCTGGCACTTCTGGGCTACCTGCTGCTGGTGACCAGTCAGAGGCATCCAGGGCCTCTGCCAGCTTCTTACCTCAGTCAAAGCACAAGGAGCTCAGAGCAGGGAAGGGAGATGGAGAGGGTGGAGTGGGATACCCTCGGCAGACCAACCTATGGCCTGACACTGGGCTAGAGGGAGCCCAGGCCCCTCTGGGGATCCAGCTCAGAACTCCCCAGCTGGGAATTCTGCTTTGCCTGTCAGTCACCCTGGGCATGGCCCTGGCCACTGGCCTTCGCTACCTGCACACCCAGTATTGCCACCAGCAGACGGAAGTGTCCTTCAGCGAGCCTGCTTCAGATGCTGTTGCCAGGAGTGACAGTGGTGAGACTGTGCACGTCAGGAAGATTGGGGAGAACAGTTTTGTTTTGGTTCAAGCAGAGTACAACTGGATCACTCCTTCTGTGGGTAGCAAGAAAACAGTCCTCTGA
- the REELD1 gene encoding reelin domain-containing protein 1 isoform X2: protein MRMRAALVGWACTTLCLASCLSAFSHGASTVACEDMQPKHIQAQPQHQDTHHVTIHTHRSSYAPGDKIPVTVRSSRDFMGFLLQAQRVSDHQVAGTFILIPPHSKLMTCFQEADAVTHSDKSLKRNLSFVWKAPARPVGDIKFLLSVVQSYFVYWARIESSVVSQQTHSSAHSDDHMEPRLLMPTLHQRLGDVEGAAPAPRAPITLPQQHTHVFAVALPGAAEEDNLDPVPASIWVTKFPGDAETLSQPSSHTATEGSINQQPSGDSNPTLEPSLEVHRLERLVALKRVSSESFASSFSTHHRTQDDPSFDSLETCLSSDGGEQDKTKASNSTVTQPPLSTVQLTYPQRLWSSETFTGNGAGASNPTPVLQTSGTSGLPAAGDQSEASRASASFLPQSKHKELRAGKGDGEGGVGYPRQTNLWPDTGLEGAQAPLGIQLRTPQLGILLCLSVTLGMALATGLRYLHTQYCHQQTEVSFSEPASDAVARSDSGETVHVRKIGENSFVLVQAEYNWITPSVGSKKTVL, encoded by the exons ATGAGGATGCGGGCTGCCCTCGTGGGCTGGGCTTGTACCACCCTTTGCCTGGCTTCCTGCTTGTCTGCCTTTTCCCATGGTGCCAGCACGGTGGCCTGTGAGGACATGCAACCCAAACACATCCAAGCCCAGCCTCAGCACCAGGACACCCACCACGTCACCATCCACACCCACAGGTCTTCCTATGCACCAGGTGACAAGATTCCAG TGACGGTGAGAAGCAGTCGTGATTTCATGGGATTTCTCCTTCAGGCTCAAAGAGTGTCTGATCATCAAGTCGCTGGCACTTTCATCCTCATTCCTCCTCATTCCAAACTGATGACTTGTTTTCAAGAGGCTGATGCAGTCACCCACTCTGACAAGTCCCTGAAGAGAAACCTGTCATTCGTGTGGAAGGCCCCTGCCCGGCCTGTGGGGGACATTAAGTTCCT TTTATCAGTAGTCCAGTCATATTTCGTTTACTGGGCAAGGATTGAATCATCTGTTGTGTCTCAGCAGACACACAGCAGCGCCCATTCTGACGACCACATGGAGCCCAGATTACTGATGCCAACCCTTCACCAGAGGCTGGGCGATGTTGAAGGAGCTGCTCCAG CTCCCAGGGCCCCCATCACTCTTCCACAGCAGCACACGCATGTCTTTGCTGTTGCCCTTCCTGGAGCTGCAGAGGAGGACAATCTAGATCCTGTTCCTGCCAGTATTTGGGTGACAAAGTTTCCTGGGGATGCAGAGACTCTGTCCCAACCATCTTCACACACAGCCACTGAAGGCAGCATCAACCAGCAACCCAGCGGGGACAGCAATCCGACCCTAGAGCCATCCCTGGAGGTCCACAGGCTGGAGAGGCTCGTGGCCCTCAAGAGAGTCTCCTCAGAGAGCTTTGCTTCCAGCTTTAGCACCCATCACAG AACTCAGGATGATCCCAGCTTTGATTCACTGGAAACTTGCCTGTCCTCAGATGGGGGTGAACAG GACAAGACGAAGGCCTCTAACAGTACCGTGACACAGCCTCCTCTGTCCACCGTCCAGCTTACCTATCCCCAGCGCCTCTGGTCCTCTGAAACTTTCACAGGGAATGGGGCCGGGGCAAGCAACCCAACCCCTGTCCTCCAGACCTCTGGCACTTCTGGGCTACCTGCTGCTGGTGACCAGTCAGAGGCATCCAGGGCCTCTGCCAGCTTCTTACCTCAGTCAAAGCACAAGGAGCTCAGAGCAGGGAAGGGAGATGGAGAGGGTGGAGTGGGATACCCTCGGCAGACCAACCTATGGCCTGACACTGGGCTAGAGGGAGCCCAGGCCCCTCTGGGGATCCAGCTCAGAACTCCCCAGCTGGGAATTCTGCTTTGCCTGTCAGTCACCCTGGGCATGGCCCTGGCCACTGGCCTTCGCTACCTGCACACCCAGTATTGCCACCAGCAGACGGAAGTGTCCTTCAGCGAGCCTGCTTCAGATGCTGTTGCCAGGAGTGACAGTGGTGAGACTGTGCACGTCAGGAAGATTGGGGAGAACAGTTTTGTTTTGGTTCAAGCAGAGTACAACTGGATCACTCCTTCTGTGGGTAGCAAGAAAACAGTCCTCTGA
- the REELD1 gene encoding reelin domain-containing protein 1 isoform X3 — MVPARWPVRTCNPNTSKPSLSTRTPTTSPSTPTGLPMHQVTRFQAQRVSDHQVAGTFILIPPHSKLMTCFQEADAVTHSDKSLKRNLSFVWKAPARPVGDIKFLLSVVQSYFVYWARIESSVVSQQTHSSAHSDDHMEPRLLMPTLHQRLGDVEGAAPAPRAPITLPQQHTHVFAVALPGAAEEDNLDPVPASIWVTKFPGDAETLSQPSSHTATEGSINQQPSGDSNPTLEPSLEVHRLERLVALKRVSSESFASSFSTHHRTQDDPSFDSLETCLSSDGGEQDKTKASNSTVTQPPLSTVQLTYPQRLWSSETFTGNGAGASNPTPVLQTSGTSGLPAAGDQSEASRASASFLPQSKHKELRAGKGDGEGGVGYPRQTNLWPDTGLEGAQAPLGIQLRTPQLGILLCLSVTLGMALATGLRYLHTQYCHQQTEVSFSEPASDAVARSDSGETVHVRKIGENSFVLVQAEYNWITPSVGSKKTVL, encoded by the exons ATGGTGCCAGCACGGTGGCCTGTGAGGACATGCAACCCAAACACATCCAAGCCCAGCCTCAGCACCAGGACACCCACCACGTCACCATCCACACCCACAGGTCTTCCTATGCACCAGGTGACAAGATTCCAG GCTCAAAGAGTGTCTGATCATCAAGTCGCTGGCACTTTCATCCTCATTCCTCCTCATTCCAAACTGATGACTTGTTTTCAAGAGGCTGATGCAGTCACCCACTCTGACAAGTCCCTGAAGAGAAACCTGTCATTCGTGTGGAAGGCCCCTGCCCGGCCTGTGGGGGACATTAAGTTCCT TTTATCAGTAGTCCAGTCATATTTCGTTTACTGGGCAAGGATTGAATCATCTGTTGTGTCTCAGCAGACACACAGCAGCGCCCATTCTGACGACCACATGGAGCCCAGATTACTGATGCCAACCCTTCACCAGAGGCTGGGCGATGTTGAAGGAGCTGCTCCAG CTCCCAGGGCCCCCATCACTCTTCCACAGCAGCACACGCATGTCTTTGCTGTTGCCCTTCCTGGAGCTGCAGAGGAGGACAATCTAGATCCTGTTCCTGCCAGTATTTGGGTGACAAAGTTTCCTGGGGATGCAGAGACTCTGTCCCAACCATCTTCACACACAGCCACTGAAGGCAGCATCAACCAGCAACCCAGCGGGGACAGCAATCCGACCCTAGAGCCATCCCTGGAGGTCCACAGGCTGGAGAGGCTCGTGGCCCTCAAGAGAGTCTCCTCAGAGAGCTTTGCTTCCAGCTTTAGCACCCATCACAG AACTCAGGATGATCCCAGCTTTGATTCACTGGAAACTTGCCTGTCCTCAGATGGGGGTGAACAG GACAAGACGAAGGCCTCTAACAGTACCGTGACACAGCCTCCTCTGTCCACCGTCCAGCTTACCTATCCCCAGCGCCTCTGGTCCTCTGAAACTTTCACAGGGAATGGGGCCGGGGCAAGCAACCCAACCCCTGTCCTCCAGACCTCTGGCACTTCTGGGCTACCTGCTGCTGGTGACCAGTCAGAGGCATCCAGGGCCTCTGCCAGCTTCTTACCTCAGTCAAAGCACAAGGAGCTCAGAGCAGGGAAGGGAGATGGAGAGGGTGGAGTGGGATACCCTCGGCAGACCAACCTATGGCCTGACACTGGGCTAGAGGGAGCCCAGGCCCCTCTGGGGATCCAGCTCAGAACTCCCCAGCTGGGAATTCTGCTTTGCCTGTCAGTCACCCTGGGCATGGCCCTGGCCACTGGCCTTCGCTACCTGCACACCCAGTATTGCCACCAGCAGACGGAAGTGTCCTTCAGCGAGCCTGCTTCAGATGCTGTTGCCAGGAGTGACAGTGGTGAGACTGTGCACGTCAGGAAGATTGGGGAGAACAGTTTTGTTTTGGTTCAAGCAGAGTACAACTGGATCACTCCTTCTGTGGGTAGCAAGAAAACAGTCCTCTGA